The Rhododendron vialii isolate Sample 1 chromosome 1a, ASM3025357v1 region gcttgctggaaacactttgcacaggaaagcatcatccgagggttcattccgaagaaatagagacatgacggttttatactggaccagatgagtgtacgcctcggtcttgccgtcatattttgcgaacttgggttgggagaatcctttgggtggggtaaccgagtcgatctctcttgtgaatggagaggtcgagagtcgtgcaagtcgcgcatcgcgatgaggtcggatcgaacggtcggggccgtctggacgctcagtcgctgtacgcttcttggggacgagtttgtccaatcgttcgtgctcctttctctttggatcgatactaaccgtttttctgggaaaacgctcctggcgatgatgtcggtagctatcccgagcggaagcctcgaggcgctcggtgaccgggctcctgctgtttgcgccgccggggtgcgagacgatgggacttctggctcgggggcccttcaggcgctcccggtatcctctagtctggatctcgacaaggccgtcatctcccctggatgcccttgtgaggctaggggtagattcccggcatgtcctgcccacaaggacggagtgggtggaggaggcagagacgctcccaccaccgagcctgtcaaaggccgatggcctccttcgaagttgcgcaggagagcgagaacggtccctgcgcgatgtttcttttggggctcgtgtgtccaccggtcttggtgactcaagacgatccttgactgaaggacgggatctgtgctctagcaggtgaccggcttcgtgactgcgtgggggggtgcgacggtttgttcttccgccgcggctcccggaggaatgagatggggagatgaggagatgtttgatctctgccaactcgtctcggacgtgtctgtcgcggtctacaaccgtcgtgagatcatcgattttgcgctcgagatggcggatgtaggagtggagctcggaggatgggcctgcgtctggagctgatgctccggcgccaactccgatggatatgtggttctttccatgggccgccgctcctccagaagccaggctgtggtccacgagggaaccgagcccgtgggcggtaccaccgtgatgtgcgtcgtcgatctccaccatgtttgattctggatgttttaacGGAGCAGATGGGGGgaagtgaaagttgaaaggatggctaggtccccagcagagtcgccaattgtaggggttcgatttaggaggagggaccttggcctgaactagtacttctcttcccCCCATCTGCTCCGTTAATATGTAAATATGGGTTAATATGGGTTCAAtccatatcaacccattatataatatgggtgaattggattggattataaGTGGGCGGATTTGAGCGGGTTCACAAATATGGATTAGAATTGCCACCTCTAAACAATAGTATACGAGCGGTGTTTAGCAAGAGAATCCATTAAactcaataataaaaaaaaaaaaacacagattcGGTTTGATTTGGACAATCCATTCGATTTAACGGGGTGTTTCACACATTTGGCATCGCCCAGCAGCACGACGGCCTCTCTGTAAGGATGGGGGGATATGGAAGGTTTTCCAGCCTCGTTCTGTATCAGTATTTGTTATCTGTATTGTGTATCACCTGGTCCTCAATATGAAAATCCACCCTAATTTTATATCATGCACTCATCCAGATCAGGCGCGACTATTAGACTATTAGGCCCCGTTCAATTGCTTGGAAAGTACAGGAAATAATTAGAAAATCTATTTTTCCATAACTATTATAGTACACAGTTGGCAGGAAAATAGTGGGAAACTTGtcttttaagttttcctgcaagatttactttcttgcaaaagtgatccggccaaaaACATAAGATTCTGTGTCACGggaaaagtttctccattgtggggccaaaataattggcgggTAAGAATAAAAGTGAATGACgccaatacaaaaaaatacgaattaggttcttagaaatACATTTTGAGATTTACGTGAGCAACAACAATTTTGACTATTACGGTGctttctgagataattgttttggaaaaagattggtagtttattttttttggaaatatttatttatcttgtcattggtcttcaattttgttttgtactaactAATTGTCAGTGAGTTTTTGCatcggcaactaatcaagcacggttgtttaatatttatttatttagttatcatctacttattttttaaacttcatttgtacGGTTGATTATGAGAGAATGTCAATTTAAATGGGAGATTTGCATGACCATTCAGAATATAGCAAATTGAATATGGAATTGCAAatcgatttttttatttcatgttaaagctttgcattagataaaatacattttccgtatgtgttgatttttgaaatatgattgcctattatttagctctcaaagttccttttatttaaaattagccatgagaataaaaataaagaagtttctcataagtgtctttttccggcaaatgaaccactaaactttaatttttctgcaaaaaaaaattgtcaaatgaacactcacaggaaaattgatttctttttcttttatttcacttCACTTAACTTTTCCTAAGAATAACTTTCCGATAcaacattcctggcaactgaacagAGCATTAGCCTATTGGCCATCACCTTGATTTTTTAATTCTAGTGAGAGACTGTCAGTAGGGCTCGACGAAATTTTTGGCTCCACACCAAAAAATAGGACAAACATATAAGAGAAAGTCCACAGGTTTGTAGTTTTGAAAATATGTTAGGAATTAGGAAagcagaaaagctacgtgcacagcaagctgtgcatAGAGCGCTTTTTCTCCCGCCTTGGGTCgtacaaagatgatcggagccgctcattttgttcaaaatatgtcgtttaaggtctctgtaaataATAagtttcgttcgatatcgttagaggcgttaacaaaacacccaaaatcactttaGAATTTAGGccacatattttgaacaaaatgagcggctccgatcatctttgtgtgACCTGAGGCGGGAGAAAAAGCGCTCTGTGCACAGGTCTTAGGAAAGTGTTTGGAAGAATTGTGCTCTATCGGCCGGGGAGTGAAAATGATGATGTGTTATGGCTTCCAAACTACTCCTGGTACCTCGGTGATGTGGGAATCTGTGATGATGTTATATATGGCTTCTGGTTTCAAGTCTGCTTAGCTTAATCGGTCCCTTAACTATTTTTTGAATCTATTTCGTTACCGCATAATTTGAGTTATATATTTGGGCTAATCAACAATGGTTGttcaaatttatttaaaacCGTCGCACGTTATTTGCACAAGATTCTAACTCGTCAAAGATTTGAGAGAACACGATTGCATGTCACTTGCATGTCTACAAATTTTCTATGATGAGGATATTGTGGTGAATTTGAATCCATGCAAGATGTCTTGCACTGGGTGAAATGAAACAATGTCGATTTCCTctccaatatttttttgtccataattTGTACAAATATTATTGTTCATCGCTACCTTAGTCGTATACTATTAAGGCTCCATTTTGATAAGGTTCTTGTTTTTTAcgtacttattttctgttttacgagacaaatcattatttcacaatacatcacattttaattcaaaaaatatatattttatttgaaaaataagtatttattttagtttgtgGACACACCCTAATTGGACTTAATTGAACTAAAACTAATAATAAAGGTATTTAAAAGGTGCATTTAAAAGTTCAAGAAGGATGTAGTAGTAAACAAATCTCACAAGTAAAGGATACAATTAAAGAATTAGTTCGGTTGATTTGCAGTTTGCTCAAATTCAAttagggggataggttgtaggAAAATAATTTATCGTCAATTTTTCTATTATCAGCATGGATGATCTGTCTGTAACCAACCACGATGAGGAGGTTTCGTTATAATTGAAAGGAGTAAACCTTTAATAGgagtgcggatcaaaaaaaaaaaaaaaaacctttaataGGAGTAGAACCAAGAGTAGTCTTGCTATTAGTACAAACGAAAGGGTGTACATACGGTGTACATCactgtgtggggcccactacgggtcccacacgaaTGATTTGGTCTGttgataaatttaaaaatttttttctagtggccatgcaaaaaatcaactcaattgaatatgtgtaagtacttgatccgatcttttaacttttcattcagaagttagacaatgaaaagttagaagattggatcaagtatttgcacatattcaattgagttgatttttttgcaaggacactcaaaaaaatattttaaaatctatCAACTGACCGGATCATTTACTTGGAATCCGTAGTGAGCTCCACACGGCAATGTACACCATATGTACTGTCTTTCATATGTACTCTTAGCATTTCTGTAGTACCAAACGAAGCTTTGTCGACCAGATACTAGTAGTATCCATGTGCGAAAACCCGACACGTTCGGTGAATTATATCCCATCCCGTGGATAAACAAGCAGCCGGCCAGCCAATCATCACTATAATCCAACGGCCGGCCGTAAACAGCGAAAACCCCTTTGTCCGCCATAACCACCAATCATCGAACCCATTTTCCGACCACACACCTAGTAGTCCCCTCCCTAACCATGGCCATGGCAACACCCCCCAAGAACACCAAACCCATTATTATCCCACACAACGGCTTCTGTTAGATGGAGGCACGACGTCGTCTCGCCCTTCTCTCTTCCCACCTCCGCCCAACAACCACCGGTTCCCCCACTTCGCCCGTTTCGGCTTCGAATTGTGCTTTGGCTTCGGTTTGTGAAAAGGGTAATCAGGAGAGGGATTGTGTTTTCTGCAGAATCATTCGAGGCGAGTCTCCAGCTTTGAaggtcttcttcttttttctcttattCTTTTTACCCTTCTAGTTGGATTTAACTTTCTTATAGTTTGTGGCCTCAGATAATAAGGTTCTGCCTTATGATTGACTACCTTTGGCACAAATATGTAGTACTGTGCTAAAtgaatggtatttttttttttggtaacttaaTTTCTCATTGAAAAACCAGATAAACGTTCAAGCTAGAGGGGCCTACCCCTAGAGTTCAAACAACAAACGATTCTCATCCGATTTCTTAACACGTCTTTAAGCAATGAGGCAAGCCCTTAGTTCTGTAGTCACTTTGGCAATAAGATCAATAGAAGGAAGGAAACTCGCTGGAATACTCTTCTGTTCCTTTCACATCAGATGTGATAAGTAGTAGCAGCCAAGGACAACTTGAAAACAAGATGTTTGAATACTCTTCTCTTGGATTAATCACAGGTAGGATTATCTCAAGGGTCTACTAGCGAGACCTAGTATTGTTGAGATTGGTCGTAGGATTGGTCGGGGTGCGCATAAGTTGGCCCGGACACCTTAGTGATCGAAAGGAGGGTCCACTAGCGAGAAATTACCAATACCGTATTGGAGTGTTTTAGATTTCACTTGTTTTGAGATTGCTGAAGGGTTTGTGAATCCATACACCGGTTGTTGCATCTAAAAGCCGGAGATGCGGTCCTTGTTGTATTAGTATTTATAAATGCAATCCCGTGGTCTAATCCATGAACCGAACTGACCCTTACTACAGACTGTTGTTCCATGAATACCTTTTAACTCATGGCTTTACTAGTTTACGGGGGCTGATGTGGTTGTTGGATGGATCATTGGTTTTCAATTGACCAGTTAAATTTGCAATTGTGGGGGTTGATGGTAGCTAAAAGCATGACCTGCATCATTTCACAGTATGCCATGGGTGATGCACTGATGTCTTAGTTATGATAACGCTTTGAGGAGTtgcaaaagtaatttttttgtgggtGTGGTTTGAGTCTTTTATGTAGACGGAAAAAGAAGTCTCAggaaagggagagggagaacAATTTTAGCTGCTTGAGTCAGTTGTAGCTTCAATGGACTGGCATTCTTTCCAGCATTCTCTTTACCTCTTGATGTATCAACTTATGGTGCAATCATCAACGGTTGCTGCCATCACTCCTGGGGTTGAAAGTTTGTATTGGTAGAACGTAATTGGGAAACGTGGCTAAAGCAATAAGTTGTCACGTAGCAAagtgttgattttgttttgagttttcatATAGATGTAAGCTCCAAGTTGGTAGTTGTTATTCTCTTGATGGAGTACCAAATATGCAGCTCCAGTCTCATTTAACTGCCAATACTGTGATTATTACAGTTGGTTTCCTTTATTTGTGGTTCAAGAGGATTTTTTTCTCCTTCTATCCTGTTTCTTATGAACTGGGCTGGTTGTTCTTTTGATCATGGCTGTAAGCTCGTGTCTTCTGATCCTCTGAATTACTAGATAGTATTTGTCGATTGCTTTTGACATCATTTTTTTCTCATAGCCATCTTCAGATATTTAAAATTATAAGACTACCCCAAAAGTATTGAAGCTTGGCCAATTTGGTGGATGGTTATCTTTTATGAGGttgaagttgtttttttttaaatgcttaGACTGTTCATCCTTCACATTTGGGATGATGTCATGGCCTTTCAGCAATGTTATGATATAAAAGATGCATACTATTTAATGGTTGAGTTTCATCATTTTGTTAATTCGTTCGCTTTGGTTTCAGCTTTATGAAGATGACGTATGCCTATGCATATTGGATACAAATCCAGTGAGTCGTGGGTAAGGTATCATATTTTTAAGATGCAACACAAGTTTGCTATATATTTGTGTTGTTGCTGTCTGGTTCAACCTAGAAGATCATGGCCTAGGTCTCTTATAGCAAATCAAAAGGCAATGAAAGGGTAGAGACTGTATGACATTAAGACTTCACCTACTTGGTGTAGAGACTAAAGAGTGAACTTATCTACAGGCAATCTCTTGTTGGGCCAGTTCTGACACAGCATCCTTCAAGTTTTGAAAGTTTGCATCATCCAATCATTATGTTTTAGatgaaaaggggaaagaaaGTCTATGGATTGAGTCAATCAGAAAAAACGAAAAGGAAACGATTACCATGATGCAAATTAAAAGCTTAAGTAATGGCTCCGTGTTTTATATGTTCTGTTGACAAACCCCGAAACTATAGCATAGAAGAAACGTCTTCCCAGTAACATGGCAAAACGAAAGAAAATCATTGAACTTTTGAAATTATAATGTTGCTAGGCTTTCCTCAGTTTCTGAAACTGAGTATCATATAGGTTTTCCTCTAGGTTTGCCACATTAGCGTTTGGTATCCTCGTGACTGGATCTCTTGTGCTTGCCTCGGTAAAATAGATGTACTtaaatgattaaatgagagaTTAATACATGGGAAACCAGTTGTGTTCAAATGATTAAACTTGATCGCCTTGTTTGTGTATGCTTTCCCGTACTTCTTAGAATTACGGCGAAGGTTTATATCTGCATGGGCATTATTCGTTTAACGTTTTTATTCTCTGTATAAACTTGAGTTTTTCTCAATAACCTTTACATAACTTTGACCGGGGTCTGACTAATGTCATACTACAATTATAGGCATTCTCTTATTATACCAAAGTCACATTTTCCATGCCTGCAAGCAACTCCTCCACCTGTAAGTTTGTGTGATGTTGGTATGATTCTTTTAATCTGTATTTCTTTGAAGTTTGTGCAGTATTCCTACAAATACGTCTAACTTCAGAGAATTTGACATGCAGGTAATTGGAGCCATGTGCTCAAAAGTACCTTTTATCAGCAATGCAGTTGTCAAAGCTACCGGTTGTGGTGTGTATTCACTGTCTTTCTTTACCGTTGTAATGAATCATTTGATGTAGTAAATTATGTATGGTCTTCAGATGCCGTATGTGCACCCATGCTTTGTTGGAGTCATTTGCTTGCTAATTAATTGATCAGAGATGTCAGGGCACTTAAGTTGCTGGGCTGGATCAGGGTTGTGTTATCAAAAACATGTGTGCACCCATGCGTTGTTGGAGTCATTTGCTTACTAATTAATTGATCAGAGATGTCAGGGCACTTAAGTTGCTGGGCTGGATCAGGGTCGTGTTATCAAAAACATGTTTAGGGGGATAAAAACCTAAAATCCAGATTTAGGCTGTAAATTATTAATCTGAGCGCTATTTTCAGTTATGTACAACAGATATCATTAGCATTATAAGAGGAAGGGAGGGACAAGGTGACTAATGAGGATTCACGAGTAATGGTTGTTTCTATTAGTTCTTGGTTGCTTTTGAGCACACGCCTGGTTCACGGAAAGATGGAAGTCATAAGCATAATTATGTTATCTCGTGATCATTAAGATcattcatcatcttcaataaaagTCCGGATGCCATTTTATTTGATCATAGGAGTGTCAATTGTGTCATCGAACAACTTCATTGTCAGCGTTAagtgaatttgaatttgaatttgaactTTGCAGATTCATACAACTTGCTGGTCAACAATGGTGCGGCTGCAGGCCAAGTTATATTTCACGTAAGTTTTCTGTGAGATTGTGTTTTCCTTACGTTTTGACCATATAATGCCGAGGCTACATTTTACTCTATAAAACTTTATACTTATATTATTAACAAGCTACATGGAATTTGATCAATCCTTTTTTCTCTCGTTAAGATGGAGAATTAAACTGATAATATTCTCTTCTTTGGTATCAGTGGATCACAATTTATGACCCAGGATTGTATTTTATCCTCAAAATCCAATCCCTGTtaatgtttttccttttcctatcgAATAATAGTTCTCGACTGCTATGACTTGGATTGTCTAGTATTCTCGGAAAAGtgatttgttttgggttttcgcATTATACCTATAAACTTGATTAGTTGTTCGCCTGCTGTTATTATGGTTGTTTTAGGGAGCTGATTAGTGTTGGCTATTTTTGTTTCCTTGTCTTTTAAATTACACGGCGACTTCAGACTCACCTCCATATAATTCCTCGCAAAGCACGGGATTGTTTGTGGGCTTCTGAGGTAAGCACtatttgctttcattttctccatctcatGGAAGACAAACAACCATGTCCGGGGAGATCTAAAGGGCTGAAAATTTCTACAGAGCTTGCCGAGGCATCCTTTGAAGTTAGACCACGAAACTTCCCAACTTGCTGATCGAATTCGGAAAGAATTATTGTTCTTCAACAGCTCCAAAGATGATGAGGGTCAAGGATCTACTCTATCGACGAACTAAATCACCGATGCCCATTTGTAGACTATTGTAACATCTGCGAATTACATACAgagctacttttttttttttctttttttctttcctctttcagGATTATAGTACTCAACTTGTTCTTGGTTGGTTTGCTTTATAAGATGGTTcaattacccccaaaaaaaaaaattgcggaAATTTTGCTGTATTTGCTTGAGAGGATGTTATAGTTTTCCATGTTTGGACAATACTCCTATTTAAACTGTTGCTTGCGATTGAGCCATTTGCAGTACTTGGAAGGAACtctttgttttcccttttttgatgTGTACTCAGGTGACATGTCCTCTAGTCCTCTTTCCttggacttcgggttggtgctgtgcacaGCATCGTGCTGCGCACAACATCCTCCGAACCATCAGATCgtttgccgagatgagatccaagccgtTAGATACACGATCTGACAGTTTGGAGGTACACAACACGGTGCTGCccacaccactgcacaacaaCATCTCCcaattctctctccttcctcctttcaGCATATTGTTTTGTGGTGTTGTTCATACTAAGAAGATTTGCTCTCAAAGTAATTACGACACTAGCCTAAAcgaatttaattaattttgaacttcttcagcatagaaagtagaaatacagtgagaaattcaatattcaatcggctttttttttttttgaaaatgtcaggATATCATTAACTCAAGACACATCCTTGGACAAAACAGACTCAAGAGCTGGCGGAATACAACCCGAAAGAAAAAAGTTCGAAACTTTTCTACATTGGGATGTAATTCAGTGAACTGCTTTGTTAAGATTTCTTCCACACCACCGAAAGGACCAACGATTACAGGCAGCCCACTTGCCGATATCATTGATAATTGCTTCAATCTCCCACGGGCACTCAGTTTTGGAATTAGAAACATAATGAATAAGGTTTTGGCAATCAGTTTCAAAAATTACGTCAGAGAAACCTTGTTCCATTGCCATGACACTAGCAATTCTCAAAGCCCATGCTTCTATAGCCACTGCCGAAGAAACCGTAGCACGACCACAACGCCATAACAGAGCAGATCCACCGTATCTCTAGCAATAATGCCAAAGGCAGCCAAGCTGTGGAGGGATTTAAAGGCTCCATCAACATTGAACTTGACATAAGATGGGGGAGGGGGTACCCACCTTACATCACGAGTATTCGCTGGTAAAGAAAAAGCACCAGAAGAAACCCCATCGTAAACAGCTTGAAGATAGTCAGCATTAGCCCTCTTGGCTTGATCGATCACCACTTCAGGATTAGGGGGTTTATTGTTGAACACAGAGATTACGTGCTTTCCAGATGGCCCAACATAGCTGGAAGATTTCACCCACCATTTCAGAGCTTGTTTCCTTAGCTAGATCTCCACATAGCAGGTCCTCCATCCATTTATCCACTTCCACCACTTCCTTATAAAGAGTCCAGTAGGATTTCCCACTCCCAAACCACACTGCACGACTCCAAGGACAATGGAATAGTAAGTGCTCAATCGTTTCGCTTGCATTGTTGCATATTTGGCAAGTAGGGTTAGGAGCACACTTTCTTCTGAACAGGTTATCACGACAAGCTACCCAATTCTTGGCTGTCTTCCACATAAACATACGCACTTTGGGCATGGTTTTGGTACCCAATAGTCTTTTCCACATAACCTGAGATGGAGTAAAAGAGGAGGACGGGAGTGCTAGACACCTCTTGGGAGAAAAAATAATCTTCCGAGCGTAACCAGACTTCAATCGGCTTCGATATATTAGAAAACAACATATAATAAGTtgcacttataaaaaaaaaaccctataaTAAGATGTACTATAAAATATGTGTATTGACTTTGTATTGACTTTCCACAATTACATTGATATTTCCCTATAAAAGTTCACCAagcatgattttgaaaaattaaaatctttacTCATTAggatattcaaaaaaatcaaaactaatcTTTAGGGAAAATTTTCACATTCTTTACTgattagaaaattcaaaaaatcaaaactaatcTTTTAAGGAAATACAAGTACAGGTTATGGGTTGGTCTCGCCGACACGGCATTGTGTTTCAGGTTATCGAGTTGACACCGATGGTTATTCATTACTCAAGTCTAACTTGTATCCGTCCcgtttaattttaaaatattagcGGGTCTTGTCATTATCGTGTTCGAGTCAAAAAGCAATCGGCCCAaaccatagttctgaataccgtttcggacagggtaccggttttcctactgttacggtacgtatcggtaccggtcaggtaccgggtaccgtttcggatttaccgcaactacaatatatataataattatatataattataattcaaaaaaatcccccatatcatactattcatcataaaatatctctactagagattctctagtcccacattgtttagttacaaaactcttttccactttaaatgactttgcacactagtgaacttgtgaatgagaactaaataagaggtctcgcgcgctcgggaaaatgtgccgtggctgaagacaatttggaaaaactgattcggaaaccaattaaccgggtgtgCAAATCCAGGATctaagcctcgcgcacgtacaaTGGTTTAAgcccatgttttgctaaaatttttaaaaacgttttattatttttttgggcctaaaacgttttttttttttgtttcagaaaaagaaaaacgtagctaaaaaaaaaaaaaaaaactccggaatttttttttttgtttcagaaaaaaaaacgtagctaaaaaataaaaaaaaaaaactctgcaaAATTTCGGCCGGAATTTCCGGTATCCCGATACCGCCCGGTATTTACCGAAATgtccggtaccgaccggtattgggaccggaacgaaattgggaggttagggtaccggttcttcgtcaaaacggtacgtaccggccggtacgaaACGGTATCGATAACTATGGCCCAAACCCTCTCATTCATGACGTGTTAAAGAGTCGTGTCCGGAATTACCAAAAGTCTTCTAATGTGCTTTTAAAGAAGTCCTGAAGTTTTTGGCACCAATTCCTTGAAGTGAAGTTTCCCGGAAATCCCAGGAGAAACTTTCGCGGAGTGTGTTTTCCTTCGCAATTCCGCGTCTCTTTCCCAGTTGGGGATTTGGGGAATTGCAATTTGGTTTGAATTGAATCTCAGGACCTAGGTCTTCAACGTCTCCACGCGCCAAAAAAACTCGTCTATACATTCATAGATCCAAACATATATATAGGTTGTGTCTTTTTTGCGAGAGAAAGATCACACTGGAGTCGTAGCGAATCGTAGAGATCACaaagttcagagagagagagagagaatggctgAGAGAGTATCTACGGCCGCCAAACAGGCAGAACGACTTAAGATAGATGGAAACAGTTGCTTCAAGAAAGAACGATTCGGTGCCGCCATTGATGCTTATACTGAGGTCTGCATCTATCTACTGTTTTATATACAATTTCTGATTGCGATAATCGCGTTTACATAGATTTCGCATTTGTGTTGAACTGGGTTTTGTTGCAATTTTAGGCAATCACCTTGTGCCCTAATGTTCCCGTGTATTGGACAAATCGCGCTATATGCCATCACAAGCGCAAGTATTAACTATAACATACCCTTCTTGCCATTTTTTTGCTTATTGCTTTATGCAAAGTTGTCGATCCCGTAGCCAACAACGTACTGTTCTTTAACATCTTTCCCTACTGGGACAGTATGTATGTACTAGTActgtttcggatttaccgcaatcagtttttattttttatagtttGAATATATTTATGTAGAACtagtagaaaaataaaataaattctatcACTTTGATATCAAATTAACATGATTAACATATTATGGATTccaaattttgtttaattatcTTACTAAAAtacaagacttttttttttttttccaactctaGTGTCTTTCTACCGGCCAAGATTCCGGAACATGCTAGGTAATTGCCGGTATGCTCGGTAAGTCAATATTGATCGGTACTGGCATGTATTGCTGGTATTTTGGCCAGTACGGTTCTCCAAACTACGTGTTTACTGCCGGTATGGTACGGGATTGACAACACTGATTCTATCTTTTGTGTTTATACTTTATAGTTTGAGTGTCAACCTTTAGTTGTCTTCCTATTTGATTTTGCTCATGTTCTGATTTGGGATATGGGGGTTTGCGTTCTGCAGTGATTGGGCCAGAGTTGAGGAGGATTCTAGAAGAGCCATTCAGCTTGATCACAATTCCGTCAAGGTTGGGCCTACTGAATTCCAGTTCTAAGTATCGTAAAGTACTGACAGAAATTTATTGTCATTAGaactctttttcttgttttccatttttctaaTCATTGTTGATGATTCCCAGCCTTAATTGGGATCACAGCATGTGACCGGCCAACAAGGCTTAGAAACCCAGCCAAATGTGGTACCTGTGTAGTAATAGAAAGTTAAAATGACTAATGTTCAACTCCTCCTCCTTCAATACTTAGCCACTGTCGACAGGAGTT contains the following coding sequences:
- the LOC131319727 gene encoding adenylylsulfatase HINT3 encodes the protein MEARRRLALLSSHLRPTTTGSPTSPVSASNCALASVCEKGNQERDCVFCRIIRGESPALKLYEDDVCLCILDTNPVSRGHSLIIPKSHFPCLQATPPPVIGAMCSKVPFISNAVVKATGCDSYNLLVNNGAAAGQVIFHTHLHIIPRKARDCLWASESLPRHPLKLDHETSQLADRIRKELLFFNSSKDDEGQGSTLSTN